The DNA region TGAGTTCGGCCACACCCTGGTTCTCCTCGGTCGCCTCATACATGTCTTCGCGGTAAATCATGATGACGACGTCGGCATCCTGCTCGAGGGCTCCGGATTCCCTGAGGTCCGATAACTGGGGCCGCCTGTTCGGACGATTTTCCGGCGCCCGGCTCAACTGCGACAGTACGACCACCGGCACGTTGAGTTCCTTCGCCAGCCCCTTCAACCCTCTCGAGATCGACGCCAGTTCAGTGACGCGGTTCTCGAAACGGCCGCGCCCCTGCATCAGCTGGATGTAGTCGATGATGATCAGGTCAAGACCGTGCTCCGCCTTGAGGCGCCGCGCTTTGGCGCGCATCTCCAGGACACCGATCGACGCGGTGTCGTCGATGAAGATCTGCGCCTGGGTCAGCGTCGACATCGCGTCGGTCAGCTTCGGCCAGTCGCGCTCGCCCAGGAATCCGGTTCGCAGACGGTGGCCGTCAATAGCCGCTTCCGAGGTGAGCATGCGCAGGAAGAGCTGCTCCTTCGACATTTCCAGGCTGAAGAAGCCGACCGTCATCGCCTTCTTCGTCCCGACATACTGCGCGATGTTGAGCACCAGGCTCGTCTTGCCCATCGACGGCCTCCCAGCCACGATGATCAGGTCTGACGGCTGGAGCCCGGCCATCATCTCGTCGAGTTCCTTGAAGCCGGTGGGCACGCCCGTGATGAGCTGTTTTCTCGCGTGCGCCTGCTCCACCGCCGCGAAGCTCGCGTTGGCGAGGTCGCGCATCGCGACGAACCCGCCGTGGATGGAGCCCTCGGCGATCTTGAAGATGTCGCGCTCGGCCTCGTCGATCACCGTCTCGGCGTCCTCTTCGGCCGCATACGCGGCGACCAGGACACGATTGGCGGTGTGAATCAACTCGCGCAGCGTCGCCTTCTGCTTGACGATGCGCGCGTACTCGCCGACGTTGATGCCGTGCGGGAGGCCGTCGACCAGCGAACTGATGTACGCGGGCCCGCCCACCTGGTCCAGTTCGCCGGTGCGCCCCAGTTCCTCTTTGAGCGTGATGAAATCGATGGCCTGACCGCGTTCCATCAGGCCCAGCATCTTCGCGAACATGCGCCGGTGCGCATCGCGGAAGAAGTCGACATCCCTGATGTACTCGACCGCCTGGTGGATGGCTTCGGCGTTGAGCAGAATGGCGCCCAGCACCGCGCGCTCGGCTTCCAGGTTGTGCGGGAGCGGGCGATCGGCAGCGGGATCGGCCATGGTGTGTTCGGGTTACTCCTTCGGCTCTTCGAGCGCCGCCACGCGGACGCGCAACTGCGCCACGACGTCGCTGTGGAGCTTGATCGGCACGGTGAACTCGCCCAACTGCTTGAGCGGCTCCTCCAGTTGGATCTTGCGCTTATCCACCTCGAATCCCTTGGCCTTGAGGTCGTCGCCGATGTCGGCCGCGGTGACCGACCCGTAAAGCGTCTCGTTCTCGCCGACGCGGCGAGCGATGACGACATCGGCATGCGTCAGGCGGACAGCGTAGGCTTCGGCGGCCGACCGCTCGGCCAGTTCCTTCACCTCGCCAATCTTCCGCTGCCGCTCCACGATCTTCATGTTGGCCTGGTTGGCCAGCAAGGCGAGCTTGCGCGGCAGCAGGAAGTTGCGGGCGTAGCCGTCGGCGACCTTCACGACCTCGCCGCGGCGACCCAGATTCTCGACGTGTTCACGAAGAATGACTTCCATGGCGACCCACCTAATCCGTCACGTAGGGCAGCATGGCCAGAAGCCGCGCCCGTTTGATGGCCGTCTGCAACTTGCGCTGGTGCATGGCGCACACACCGGAGATCCGGCGCGGAATGATCTTCGCGCGCTCGGGAATAAATGGCTGCAACATCTTCACGTCCTTGTAATCGATGTGATCGATCTTGTCCGTGCAGAACTTGCAGACCTTGCGGCGGCGGAACATCGAGCGGCGCGGGCCGCCCTTCTCGCCGCCCCGCGAAGCGCCACGGCCCTTCGGGCCGGACGTGTGTCGAGATCCTCGTTCGTCAGCCATCGCTATACCTCCGCCCGGTCGTTGTCGTCGTCATCACCGGTCCGGCGCCGGCCCTGACCAAGCGGCGGCAATCCCTTCGCCACTCGGCGATCGACTTCCACCTGGCGCCGGGCCCGGTCGCGCTCCGCAACCTTGAGATCTTCGTCGACCCGCACGAGCAGGTGCCGGATGACGTTGTCGGTGACCTTGAGCCGGCGGTCCAGTTCCTTCGTGAGTTCGCCGGTGCCGTTGAACACCTCGAGCACGTATGTGCCCTCGCGGTGCTTGCCGATGCGGTACGCCAGGCGCCGGCGTCCC from Acidobacteriota bacterium includes:
- the dnaB gene encoding replicative DNA helicase — encoded protein: MADPAADRPLPHNLEAERAVLGAILLNAEAIHQAVEYIRDVDFFRDAHRRMFAKMLGLMERGQAIDFITLKEELGRTGELDQVGGPAYISSLVDGLPHGINVGEYARIVKQKATLRELIHTANRVLVAAYAAEEDAETVIDEAERDIFKIAEGSIHGGFVAMRDLANASFAAVEQAHARKQLITGVPTGFKELDEMMAGLQPSDLIIVAGRPSMGKTSLVLNIAQYVGTKKAMTVGFFSLEMSKEQLFLRMLTSEAAIDGHRLRTGFLGERDWPKLTDAMSTLTQAQIFIDDTASIGVLEMRAKARRLKAEHGLDLIIIDYIQLMQGRGRFENRVTELASISRGLKGLAKELNVPVVVLSQLSRAPENRPNRRPQLSDLRESGALEQDADVVIMIYREDMYEATEENQGVAELIMAKQRNGPTGSVKLAFIREYTRFENLEWKPNS
- the rplI gene encoding 50S ribosomal protein L9; translation: MEVILREHVENLGRRGEVVKVADGYARNFLLPRKLALLANQANMKIVERQRKIGEVKELAERSAAEAYAVRLTHADVVIARRVGENETLYGSVTAADIGDDLKAKGFEVDKRKIQLEEPLKQLGEFTVPIKLHSDVVAQLRVRVAALEEPKE
- the rpsR gene encoding 30S ribosomal protein S18 encodes the protein MADERGSRHTSGPKGRGASRGGEKGGPRRSMFRRRKVCKFCTDKIDHIDYKDVKMLQPFIPERAKIIPRRISGVCAMHQRKLQTAIKRARLLAMLPYVTD
- the rpsF gene encoding 30S ribosomal protein S6, whose product is MSQKRLYELIYIVSPDATEQTITELHTQVESIVTRLQGEMVRTENWGRRRLAYRIGKHREGTYVLEVFNGTGELTKELDRRLKVTDNVIRHLLVRVDEDLKVAERDRARRQVEVDRRVAKGLPPLGQGRRRTGDDDDNDRAEV